In Acipenser ruthenus chromosome 16, fAciRut3.2 maternal haplotype, whole genome shotgun sequence, the following proteins share a genomic window:
- the LOC117412202 gene encoding probable ribonuclease ZC3H12B isoform X1, with the protein MVLELAAPARAGPLLQRCIPHIERVFRVRVSHSAAESNCGSSVDSSSIRLNIGEGEEGDCRKANDYIVSLISPEHRIKERLTLALRKRLLTVKSTIEYDSQAVVEIKDNALEISGGEHNVMTAWSMVEKLKMEKRSSREEVNILRETAADCSAESEEGTSSESETEPACGKKREPLINNKPHRQLCRSPCLDRPSFSQSSILQDLRAEDARAASCKLSLDKEYQAKMDFALKLGYSGEQIETVLHKLGADALINDILAELVRLGNKGDVDTQSGACTSTSMLVPRGICTKEIASPEISLEEEAVDNLDNLRPIVIDGSNVAMSHGNKEVFSCRGIQLAVDWFLEKGHKDITVFVPAWRKEQSRPDAPITDQEILRKLEKEKILVFTPSRRVQGRRVVCYDDRFIVKLACESDGIIVSNDNYRDLQNEKPEWKKFIEERLLMYSFVNDKFMPPDDPLGRHGPSLENFLRKRPVIPEHKKQPCPYGKKCTYGHKCKYYHPERANQSQRSVADELRAFAKLSAVKTMSEGALAKCGTGPATAKGESSSEVKRVAPKRQSDPSIRSVACEPEERLSAARKPEASSVPSLVSALSVPTMQPAKSHAAGALNTRSASSPVPGSSQFSQCSSLEHMSSVQYPPILVTNSHGTSINYSEQYPKYDTGGADHGYYSMLSDFSNLSLSSMHNTDSFYSMEQEHGMYTRNPSPCPDPCISHSSNESSYSYGDLYMSSGDGGPEENVKCHLPPSQNRLQPFSHGFHEALKRVQSYGPDEPKQAPRKQSVSHLAPHVQHPVVGARSSCPGDYPIPQNVHPSSTSQPGRALGMTRMDSISDSRLYESNPMRQRRPPLCREQHASWDPLPCGTESYGYHSYPLSSNLMQPYYERVMVRSMPEKMEQTWRSPWEGMPAEPQERHLIPEHQYQTYRNLCNIFPQYLVHSVMEKNPHMTDPQQLAAVIVTKLRSGR; encoded by the exons ATGGTTTTGGAGCTGGCAGCGCCCGCGAGAGCAGGCCCCCTGCTGCAGCGCTGTATCCCGCACATCGAGCGTGTTTTCCGGGTAAGGGTCAGCCACAGCGCCGCTGAGTCAAACTGCGGCAGCTCCgtcgacagcagcagcattaggTTGAATATCGGAGAGGGCGAAGAAGGCGACTGCAGAAAAGCAAAC GACTATATAGTTTCACTTATCTCTCCGGAACACAGAATAAAGGAACGCTTAACATTAGCGTTGCGTAAACGGCTGCTGACAGTGAAATCCACCATTGAGTATGACTCGCAGGCTGTTGTGGAGATAAAAGACAATGCTCTTGAGATTTCGGGCGGCGAGCACAACGTAATGACGGCCTGGTCCATGGTGGAGAAGTTGAAAATGGAGAAACGGTCCTCCAGAGAAGAGGTCAACATTCTCAGAGAGACAGCAGCAGACTGCAGCGCGGAGTCTGAGGAGGGCACAAGCTCCGAGAGCGAAACAGAGCCGGCGTGCGGCAAGAAGAGGGAGCCACTAATCAACAACAAGCCCCACCGCCAGCTCTGCCGCTCCCCCTGCCTGGACCGGCCTAGCTTCTCCCAGAGCAGCATCCTGCAGGACCTCCGAGCCGAAGACGCCAGGGCCGCCAGCTGCAAGCTCAGCCTGGATAAGGAGTACCAGGCCAAAATGGATTTTGCTTTGAAGCTGGGGTATTCTGGTGAGCAGATTGAGACTGTACTCCACAAACTGGGAGCTGACGCCCTCATCAATGACATTCTGGCGGAACTTGTGAGGCTGGGCAATAAGGGCGACGTGGACACACAGAGTGGTGCGTGCACGAGCACAAGCATGTTGGTACCTCGGGGCATCTGTACAAAGGAAATCGCCAGCCCAGAAATCTCATTAGAAGAGGAAGCAGTGGACAATTTAGACAATTTGAGACCAATAGTGATTGACGGGTCTAATGTGGCTATGAG TCATGGAAACAAAGAGGTGTTCTCTTGTCGTGGGATCCAGCTGGCTGTCGACTGGTTTCTGGAGAAGGGACACAAAGACATCACAGTGTTCGTGCCGGCGTGGAGGAAGGAGCAGTCCAGACCCGACGCACCGATCACAG ATCAGGAGATCCTGAGAAAGCTTGAAAAAGAGAAGATTCTTGTATTCACACCTTCACGGAGAGTCCAGGGGAGGAGGGTGGTGTGCTACGATGATCGCTTTATAgtgaagctggcatgtgaatctGATGGCATCATTGTGTCCAATGATAATTACCGGGATCTGCAGAATGAGAAACCAGAGTGGAAGAAGTTCATAGAAGAGCGGCTCTTAATGTACTCCTTTGTAAACGACAA GTTTATGCCACCTGATGATCCTTTGGGGCGTCATGGTCCAAGTTTGGAGAATTTCCTCAGAAAACGACCAGTTATTCCCGAGCATAAGAAACAACCCTGTCCATATG GAAAAAAGTGCACATATGGGCATAAATGCAAATATTACCACCCAGAGCGTGCTAACCAATCACAGAGATCAGTAGCAGATGAGCTGCGGGCTTTTGCCAAGTTGTCTGCTGTGAAAACCATGAGTGAAGGTGCCCTGGCAAAGTGTGGCACCGGGCCTGCCACAGCTAAAGGAGAGAGTAGCTCTGAAGTCAAACGCGTCGCTCCCAAGCGTCAGTCAGACCCCAGCATCCGCTCAGTGGCCTGTGAACCAGAGGAAAGGCTATCGGCAGCTCGCAAACCTGAGGCTAGCTCCGTGCCTTCTCTTGTGTCTGCTCTCAGCGTGCCAACAATGCAGCCAGCCAAAAGCCATGCTGCTGGTGCCTTGAACACCCGCTCCGCCAGCAGCCCCGTGCCGGGTTCTTCACAGTTCTCTCAGTGCTCGTCGCTGGAACACATGTCTAGTGTGCAGTATCCACCTATTCTGGTCACCAACAGCCACGGCACCTCCATCAACTACTCGGAACAGTACCCCAAGTACGACACCGGGGGCGCTGATCACGGCTACTACTCCATGTTGAGCGACTTCTCAAATCTGAGCCTCAGCAGCATGCACAACACAGACAGTTTCTACAGCATGGAACAGGAGCACGGCATGTACACAAGAAACCCCAGCCCTTGCCCTGATCCTTGCATTAGCCATTCGAGTAACGAATCCTCCTACTCCTACGGGGACCTGTACATGAGTTCAGGGGACGGAGGTCCGGAGGAAAACGTCAAGTGCCACCTGCCGCCTTCTCAGaacaggctgcagccgttttccCATGGCTTCCACGAGGCTTTAAAAAGAGTGCAGAGTTACGGACCCGACGAGCCCAAACAGGCGCCACGCAAGCAGTCAGTTTCTCACCTGGCGCCGCATGTACAGCACCCCGTGGTTGGGGCCCGGTCGAGCTGCCCTGGGGACTATCCCATACCTCAGAACGTCCACCCGTCCTCAACTTCACAGCCAGGTCGGGCTTTAGGCATGACCAGGATGGACAGTATATCAGACTCCAGACTCTACGAGAGCAACCCCATGAGACAAAGGAGGCCTCCGCTGTGCAGGGAGCAGCACGCCAGCTGGGACCCCCTTCCCTGCGGCACTGAATCCTATGGGTACCACTCTTACCCCTTAAGCAGCAACCTCATGCAGCCTTACTACGAGCGCGTGATGGTGCGAAGCATGCCTGAGAAGATGGAACAGACCTGGAGGTCCCCGTGGGAAGGCATGCCTGCAGAGCCTCAGGAACGCCATTTAATCCCAGAGCACCAGTACCAGACCTACCGCAATCTCTGCAACATTTTCCCACAGTATCTTGTTCACTCAGTTATGGAGAAGAATCCTCACATGACAGACCCCCAGCAGCTTGCAGCTGTCATAGTCACCAAGTTAAGGTCTGGGcgttaa
- the zc4h2 gene encoding zinc finger C4H2 domain-containing protein, producing MADEQEIMCKLENIKEIRNKTIQMEKIKSRLKCEFESLESEEKHLKEYKQEMELLLQEKMAHVEELRLIHADINVMENTIKQSESDLSKLLESTRRLHEEYKPLKEHVDALRMTLGLQRLPDLCEEEEKLSLDYFEKQKAEWQTEPQEPPIPESLAAAAAAAQQLQVARKQDTRQTATFRQQPPPMKACLSCHQQIHRNAPICPLCKAKSRSRNPKKPKRKQDE from the exons ATGGCGGATGAGCAGGAGATAATGTGCAAATTGGAAAACATTAAGGAAATCAG AAATAAGACCATTCAGATGGAGAAGATTAAGTCCCGTCTGAAGTGTGAGTTTGAATCGCTGGAGTCGGAGGAGAAGCACCTGAAGGAATACAAGCAGGAGATGGAGTTGCTGCTGCAGGAGAAGATGGCTCATGTGGAGGAGCTGCGGCTCATTCATGCCGACATCAATGTG ATGGAGAACACTATCAAGCAGTCGGAGAGCGACCTGAGCAAGCTGCTGGAGTCGACGCGACGCCTTCACGAGGAGTACAAGCCACTGAAGGAGCACGTGGACGCGCTGCGCATGACCCTGGGGCTGCAGAGACTGCCGGACCTgtgcgaggaggaggagaagctgTCGCTCGA CTACTTTGAGAAGCAGAAAGCGGAGTGGCAGACAGAGCCGCAGGAGCCGCCCATCCCCGAGTCATTGGCAGCCGCTGCTGCAGCCGCCCAGCAGCTCCAGGTGGCACGGAAACAGGACACGAGACAGACTGCCACCTTCAGACAGCAGCCGCCACCAATGAAG GCTTGCCTGTCCTGCCACCAGCAAATCCACAGGAATGCGCCGATCTGCCCTCTGTGCAAAGCCAAGAGCCGCTCACGCAACCCCAAGAAGCCCAAGAGGAAGCAGGATGAGTAG
- the LOC117412202 gene encoding probable ribonuclease ZC3H12B isoform X2, with translation MTAWSMVEKLKMEKRSSREEVNILRETAADCSAESEEGTSSESETEPACGKKREPLINNKPHRQLCRSPCLDRPSFSQSSILQDLRAEDARAASCKLSLDKEYQAKMDFALKLGYSGEQIETVLHKLGADALINDILAELVRLGNKGDVDTQSGACTSTSMLVPRGICTKEIASPEISLEEEAVDNLDNLRPIVIDGSNVAMSHGNKEVFSCRGIQLAVDWFLEKGHKDITVFVPAWRKEQSRPDAPITDQEILRKLEKEKILVFTPSRRVQGRRVVCYDDRFIVKLACESDGIIVSNDNYRDLQNEKPEWKKFIEERLLMYSFVNDKFMPPDDPLGRHGPSLENFLRKRPVIPEHKKQPCPYGKKCTYGHKCKYYHPERANQSQRSVADELRAFAKLSAVKTMSEGALAKCGTGPATAKGESSSEVKRVAPKRQSDPSIRSVACEPEERLSAARKPEASSVPSLVSALSVPTMQPAKSHAAGALNTRSASSPVPGSSQFSQCSSLEHMSSVQYPPILVTNSHGTSINYSEQYPKYDTGGADHGYYSMLSDFSNLSLSSMHNTDSFYSMEQEHGMYTRNPSPCPDPCISHSSNESSYSYGDLYMSSGDGGPEENVKCHLPPSQNRLQPFSHGFHEALKRVQSYGPDEPKQAPRKQSVSHLAPHVQHPVVGARSSCPGDYPIPQNVHPSSTSQPGRALGMTRMDSISDSRLYESNPMRQRRPPLCREQHASWDPLPCGTESYGYHSYPLSSNLMQPYYERVMVRSMPEKMEQTWRSPWEGMPAEPQERHLIPEHQYQTYRNLCNIFPQYLVHSVMEKNPHMTDPQQLAAVIVTKLRSGR, from the exons ATGACGGCCTGGTCCATGGTGGAGAAGTTGAAAATGGAGAAACGGTCCTCCAGAGAAGAGGTCAACATTCTCAGAGAGACAGCAGCAGACTGCAGCGCGGAGTCTGAGGAGGGCACAAGCTCCGAGAGCGAAACAGAGCCGGCGTGCGGCAAGAAGAGGGAGCCACTAATCAACAACAAGCCCCACCGCCAGCTCTGCCGCTCCCCCTGCCTGGACCGGCCTAGCTTCTCCCAGAGCAGCATCCTGCAGGACCTCCGAGCCGAAGACGCCAGGGCCGCCAGCTGCAAGCTCAGCCTGGATAAGGAGTACCAGGCCAAAATGGATTTTGCTTTGAAGCTGGGGTATTCTGGTGAGCAGATTGAGACTGTACTCCACAAACTGGGAGCTGACGCCCTCATCAATGACATTCTGGCGGAACTTGTGAGGCTGGGCAATAAGGGCGACGTGGACACACAGAGTGGTGCGTGCACGAGCACAAGCATGTTGGTACCTCGGGGCATCTGTACAAAGGAAATCGCCAGCCCAGAAATCTCATTAGAAGAGGAAGCAGTGGACAATTTAGACAATTTGAGACCAATAGTGATTGACGGGTCTAATGTGGCTATGAG TCATGGAAACAAAGAGGTGTTCTCTTGTCGTGGGATCCAGCTGGCTGTCGACTGGTTTCTGGAGAAGGGACACAAAGACATCACAGTGTTCGTGCCGGCGTGGAGGAAGGAGCAGTCCAGACCCGACGCACCGATCACAG ATCAGGAGATCCTGAGAAAGCTTGAAAAAGAGAAGATTCTTGTATTCACACCTTCACGGAGAGTCCAGGGGAGGAGGGTGGTGTGCTACGATGATCGCTTTATAgtgaagctggcatgtgaatctGATGGCATCATTGTGTCCAATGATAATTACCGGGATCTGCAGAATGAGAAACCAGAGTGGAAGAAGTTCATAGAAGAGCGGCTCTTAATGTACTCCTTTGTAAACGACAA GTTTATGCCACCTGATGATCCTTTGGGGCGTCATGGTCCAAGTTTGGAGAATTTCCTCAGAAAACGACCAGTTATTCCCGAGCATAAGAAACAACCCTGTCCATATG GAAAAAAGTGCACATATGGGCATAAATGCAAATATTACCACCCAGAGCGTGCTAACCAATCACAGAGATCAGTAGCAGATGAGCTGCGGGCTTTTGCCAAGTTGTCTGCTGTGAAAACCATGAGTGAAGGTGCCCTGGCAAAGTGTGGCACCGGGCCTGCCACAGCTAAAGGAGAGAGTAGCTCTGAAGTCAAACGCGTCGCTCCCAAGCGTCAGTCAGACCCCAGCATCCGCTCAGTGGCCTGTGAACCAGAGGAAAGGCTATCGGCAGCTCGCAAACCTGAGGCTAGCTCCGTGCCTTCTCTTGTGTCTGCTCTCAGCGTGCCAACAATGCAGCCAGCCAAAAGCCATGCTGCTGGTGCCTTGAACACCCGCTCCGCCAGCAGCCCCGTGCCGGGTTCTTCACAGTTCTCTCAGTGCTCGTCGCTGGAACACATGTCTAGTGTGCAGTATCCACCTATTCTGGTCACCAACAGCCACGGCACCTCCATCAACTACTCGGAACAGTACCCCAAGTACGACACCGGGGGCGCTGATCACGGCTACTACTCCATGTTGAGCGACTTCTCAAATCTGAGCCTCAGCAGCATGCACAACACAGACAGTTTCTACAGCATGGAACAGGAGCACGGCATGTACACAAGAAACCCCAGCCCTTGCCCTGATCCTTGCATTAGCCATTCGAGTAACGAATCCTCCTACTCCTACGGGGACCTGTACATGAGTTCAGGGGACGGAGGTCCGGAGGAAAACGTCAAGTGCCACCTGCCGCCTTCTCAGaacaggctgcagccgttttccCATGGCTTCCACGAGGCTTTAAAAAGAGTGCAGAGTTACGGACCCGACGAGCCCAAACAGGCGCCACGCAAGCAGTCAGTTTCTCACCTGGCGCCGCATGTACAGCACCCCGTGGTTGGGGCCCGGTCGAGCTGCCCTGGGGACTATCCCATACCTCAGAACGTCCACCCGTCCTCAACTTCACAGCCAGGTCGGGCTTTAGGCATGACCAGGATGGACAGTATATCAGACTCCAGACTCTACGAGAGCAACCCCATGAGACAAAGGAGGCCTCCGCTGTGCAGGGAGCAGCACGCCAGCTGGGACCCCCTTCCCTGCGGCACTGAATCCTATGGGTACCACTCTTACCCCTTAAGCAGCAACCTCATGCAGCCTTACTACGAGCGCGTGATGGTGCGAAGCATGCCTGAGAAGATGGAACAGACCTGGAGGTCCCCGTGGGAAGGCATGCCTGCAGAGCCTCAGGAACGCCATTTAATCCCAGAGCACCAGTACCAGACCTACCGCAATCTCTGCAACATTTTCCCACAGTATCTTGTTCACTCAGTTATGGAGAAGAATCCTCACATGACAGACCCCCAGCAGCTTGCAGCTGTCATAGTCACCAAGTTAAGGTCTGGGcgttaa